The proteins below come from a single Mangifera indica cultivar Alphonso chromosome 16, CATAS_Mindica_2.1, whole genome shotgun sequence genomic window:
- the LOC123198846 gene encoding probable NAD(P)H dehydrogenase (quinone) FQR1-like 2, whose protein sequence is MGKGGGCVPSKKKKHPSTLVGDSQNDRADAPPPPVPIPEQESEIQANETTTTTVSQSVVSKLKIFIVFYSMYGHVEGLARRMKKGVDGVEGVEGVLFRVRETLTREVLENMKAPPKDESIPEISAAELVEADGFLFGFPTRYGSMAAQMKAFFDSTGQLWKEGKLVGKPAGFFVSTGTQGGGQETTAWTAITQLAHHGMLFVPIGYTFGAGMFKMESIRGGSPYGAGVFAGDGTRKPSETELALAEHQGKYMAAVVKRLCQA, encoded by the exons ATGGGGAAAGGCGGAGGTTGTGTTCCaagcaagaagaaaaagcaCCCTTCTACCCTTGTTGGTGATTCCCAAAACGACCGTGCTGATGCCCCTCCTCCGCCCGTTCCAATCCCTGAACAGGAATCCGAGATTCAGGCCAATGAGACCACTACGACTACTGTGTCTCAATCGGTGGTCTCCAAGTTGAAGATATTCATTGTGTTTTATTCTATGTATGGCCACGTGGAGGGACTGGCCAGGAGGATGAAGAAAGGCGTCGATGGTGTGGAGGGTGTGGAAGGAGTGCTGTTTCGGGTGCGCGAGACGTTGACGAGAGAGGTGTTGGAGAACATGAAAGCCCCGCCGAAGGATGAATCCATTCCCGAGATTTCTGCGGCGGAGCTGGTGGAGGCGGACGGGTTTTTGTTTGGGTTTCCGACGAGGTATGGCAGCATGGCGGCCCAAATGAAAGCGTTTTTTGACTCCACTGGCCAGTTGTGGAAGGAAGGAAAACTTGTGGGAAAACCGGCCGGTTTTTTTGTGAGTACCGGTACTCAGGGCGGCGGCCAGGAAACCACAGC TTGGACTGCGATCACCCAATTGGCCCACCATGGAATGCTATTTGTTCCTATCGGTTACACATTCGGTGCTGGTATGTTCAAGATGGAGTCTATCAGAGGGGGTTCTCCATATGGTGCCGGAGTTTTTGCTGGTGATGGCACAAGAAAGCCAAGTGAAACCGAGCTGGCACTGGCTGAACATCAGGGCAAGTATATGGCTGCAGTAGTCAAGAGGCTTTGCCAGGCTTGA